The following DNA comes from Castanea sativa cultivar Marrone di Chiusa Pesio chromosome 10, ASM4071231v1.
ATCCAGCATGTCCTCCCTTATTCCCGACATGCTATGGTGCCCCGGGGTGGGTAGGAGCGGGTCGAGTCCGTATCGCCGCGGAGCAAGAGCCGCGTCCGGATCTGATCTATCTACTCGGCAATTCATCCGGTGACTTCACGGTCGCCAAAGAAGCCCCAAGAAGCATCAAACATTTCCGATGAGACCCATGGAGCAATTCTTAGATAGCAAGCACTAGCTCCCGGTGCGACTTCATAAAAAGCAATCAAAGATAAGATCGAAGAGAATGAAACGCACGTAGTGGTCATTATAGCGCTTCCTTCTGATCCTAGAAAACGTCCGAAAAACCCTGCTACGGAACTACCGAGCAGGGGCAAAAATACGATAAGTAGATACATAATTTCGAGTGTGATCAGACAACCAAAAATAAGACAATGACAAAGCGGCCTGTGATAGATTGATCGACGTCTGTCTGAAGAACGCTCGACCGAAGGAATGAGTCACAAGGTGAATTGTAAGCCCCAACGACAAAGGAACGAGCATTTTCGGGGACTAGCCCGCTTCCCATTACTCAAGAGGGCAATTGTCCGGTCCTCTTTCATGTGGAATCGGTTTAGTTAGATCGTACCCAAGCCCGCCTCCATTTTCTTATGTGAAAGAGGTGCTTGCTTTATGAAAGTTCAACCTTCTTTCTTCGATCAGAATACGGATGAAATCAAAAAGGCCATCATTGAGGCAAACGATGCAATAGCTTCGGTTAGAGCAAAGCCCAAAATGGCATAACCAAATAATTGTTTAGCCAATGATGGATTTCGCGCCACGGAATGGATCAAAGAACTGAACACGTTTCCAATACCGACAGCAGCTCCCGCTGAAGCAATTGTAGCAGCTCCGGCACCCATTGATTTTGCACCTTCTAACATCTTGGGTTGAGAATTCTCGTCACGCTTTTTTATTCACGATTTTTTGTTATGGATTTCTCGTCGATTCTTCCCCTCGTTCCTTTTATGTTGGGCACCCCCCTTAACCCCCATCCCCACCAAAAAATTGTGAGACAAAAGTTACAGCGTTAGAAAAATGCGGACTTGTTGCCCCATGAATGCGGAGGTCTTCGACCATCGCATAGAGATCAGGGAGGGGAGTGGAATTCGCAGTCAAATGATTGACCACGTCCCCCATATTTGTATCACTAGGGAATGGAAGTCGCGCTTCCATAAACAAAGAATTCAGCTCACTCTCAAGTTCGCGTCttaaaatcttaaaataaaGGAAGTATGTTCCTTTATATAGTAGTGAGAATGGGGGGAATACTCCAGATAAGAAATGAGCTCGCGCAAAATCTAATTTTGCTTCATTGACAGTTATCTAACCagtcttttttattcttttatttcacTCTGCGTCTTTTTGCgcttcccattaaaaaaaagttactttaaAAGAACTTGCTCGAATTTTTTGGTGTTTCAactaaacaccaaaaaataagTAAAGTAGGTTTTCGGggttttttccaaaaaaaggtCTGGGACACGAAATACTATgtgaatttctttctttttcaagccCGATTCGCTGCCCCGAAGGCGCACTTCGCGTACTAGGGTTTTAAGGGAGGGAGAGATCTATTTCCGTTGGGGGATCCTTAATTTCTCTATTTCCTGTTGGTTCCATTCTTCCTTCTGTTTTTTTCCCTACTAATACGATAAGTGTCATTCATTCCATTCTTACTTTAGGCTATTTTCTTCTTCAGTTTATGaagcctttttcttttctttatctatcaaattttcctctttttgagTTGAAAACGCCCCATAGTTCTAGTCCTAATGTAATGCTATTTTGTTTCCCCCGAACTCTCCTTTCAGTCCTTCCTTTATGAGTAGCTCCTCTCCTAGATTTCACGAGCCTTTTGTCGGCACCGCCTTACGAAGGGTCTAGCTCTCATTTCATTCCTAGGTTTCGAGACTAGATATGACTGAAGCTGTCCTTTCCCGGCCGGCCTACGTGCCCGATGGGATCAAGTAAATACTTCGGTCTTTTACTTCGGTAATCTAAGAAAGCACAGAGCACTTACCTTACGACTGAGTCATTTAGGAGCAAAGTTCTCAGTAAAGCTCCTACCATCACAACTAGGGCCTTCGCTTTATGCTTCCCTTCCTTTATGCCAAGGGGGTCGTAAAGCTCATCTTTTGAAAAAGCGCTTGCTACTTCGTTGTGAATATGCTGCTCATCACACATACATATGAACCCTGAGTTGTGCTATTCACATATCTGGTCAACAAGGGTAAGGGTGTCATTGACCAAATGTACATACTCTGGCTTTAAGTAAGCTAATGGTTGTGTGAGTAGTTTCTCGGGCATGTATGCCCACCAGGAAAAAAATGCAAGACTTAAGCACATAGACAATCCTAAGGTGATCTTTCTTTTGAAGGCCCATAATCGTAAGAAAGTGGGCCTTGTCTTTTCTAGCCTTTGTTCTTCTATCCGTTTGAATCTCCTCATTTTCATGTCCCAATCTAATAAATTCTTCTGTGCACTCAtagcaaatatttttttatgtttcaactCCCCTCTTTCTTCCGCTCTTCCGCTATTAATCACAAATGGGTTTTCCCTCACTAGCTAGATGAAACTAGTGAGCGATCACCGCAGCTTTTCTTTCCTTATTATACGATAAAAAACAAGATTCGTAAATAAGAGACTGAAAGCAAATACCTGAAGAAAGGGTTTACTTATGGATAATGAAACCCACCAAAGAACTACATGATATGTAAA
Coding sequences within:
- the LOC142613557 gene encoding ATP synthase subunit 9, mitochondrial — protein: MLEGAKSMGAGAATIASAGAAVGIGNVFSSLIHSVARNPSLAKQLFGYAILGFALTEAIASFASMMAFLISSVF